The Salvelinus alpinus chromosome 21, SLU_Salpinus.1, whole genome shotgun sequence genome has a segment encoding these proteins:
- the LOC139547498 gene encoding P2Y purinoceptor 3-like: protein MNGNNNFTLCPISDSYKRILLPLTYSLVFVLGLTLNGALLWVVCFRTRTWSCSVIYLTNLAVADLLYVLSLPLLIVSYAMDDVWPFGDIICKVVRFFFCTNLHCSMMFLMCISVHRFLGVCYPITALRFRTKNLAVLTSGSVWVLVMLEISPTLVFAHTGFINNMTVCYEMTNPGQLYTYFPYDMFLDVVGFLVPFMIIIICYCSMMRVLYRAGRDNSQVGTENLNKSIRTILAGCLMFVLCFVPYHIARIVYLFIRVYVSSDCRVINLVMIGYKIWKPLVSFNSCANPLLYFLGSDRQRKKLWAQLFRSKMVHPAVCTV, encoded by the coding sequence ATGAATGGGAACAATAACTTCACCTTGTGTCCGATCTCGGACTCGTATAAAAGGATCCTGCTCCCTCTGACCTACAGCCTGGTGTTTGTTCTGGGTCTGACCCTGAATGGAGCACTGCTGTGGGTGGTGTGCTTCCGTACCCGGACCTGGAGCTGCTCTGTCATCTACCTGACCAACCTGGccgtggctgacctgctgtatgTGCTGTCCTTGCCGCTGCTCATTGTCAGCTATGCCATGGATGACGTATGGCCCTTCGGTGACATAATCTGCAAAGTCGTCAGATTCTTCTTCTGTACGAACCTCCACTGCAGCATGATGTTCCTCATGTGCATCAGCGTGCACCGTTTCCTCGGTGTGTGCTACCCGATTACTGCACTCCGGTTCAGGACCAAAAACCTGGCTGTTTTGACGTCTGGCTCGGTTTGGGTCCTGGTGATGCTGGAGATATCACCAACCCTTGTGTTTGCCCACACCGGGTTCATCAACAACATGACGGTGTGCTATGAAATGACCAACCCTGGCCAGTTGTATACTTACTTTCCTTACGACATGTTTCTGGATGTGGTTGGATTTCTGGTACCTTTTATGATTATTATAATCTGTTACTGCTCAATGATGAGAGTGCTCTACCGGGCTGGAAGGGACAACTCACAGGTAGGGACAGAGAATCTCAACAAGTCCATACGCACCATTCTGGCGGGGTGCTTGATGTTCGTGCTGTGTTTTGTGCCTTATCACATTGCGCGGATAGTGTACCTGTTCATACGCGTCTATGTATCCAGTGACTGTAGAGTCATCAACTTGGTGATGATCGGCTATAAGATATGGAAACCCCTGGTCAGCTTCAACAGCTGCGCAAACCCACTGCTGTACTTCCTGGGTTCGGACAGGCAACGGAAGAAGCTCTGGGCCCAGTTATTTAGGAGTAAGATGGTCCATCCCGCGGTGTGCACAGTATAG